From one Bacillus sp. FJAT-42376 genomic stretch:
- the purH gene encoding bifunctional phosphoribosylaminoimidazolecarboxamide formyltransferase/IMP cyclohydrolase, translated as MTIKRALISVSNKENLVPFAKRLGELGIEVISTGGTKKMLQEAGVNAIGISDVTGFPEIMDGRVKTLHPAIHGGLLAVRDNESHMNQLHENGIQPIDLVVVNLYPFKETISKPDFTFEEAVENIDIGGPGMLRASAKNHGDVTVIVDPADYDSVLEQIEKDGDTNLDFRRRLAAKVFRHTAAYDALIAEYMTSVTGEENPETMTVTYEKKQDLRYGENPHQQAVFYQTPLKRKASIAEAKQLHGKELSYNNIKDADAALQIVREFDAPAAVAVKHMNPCGVGTANTIEQAYQRAFEADPTSIFGGIIALNREVNAAAAEKLHEIFLEIIIAPSFSEEALEILTSKKNLRLLTIEEEEKGAAAKQLVSVAGGMLIQDEDSLTFDDAVISIPTKREPTEQEWKDLKLAWKVVKHVKSNAIVLAKDEMTIGIGAGQMNRVGSAKIAIEQAGAKAEGSAMGSDAFFPMGDTVEAAAKAGVTAIIQPGGSIKDEESIRAADEHGITMVFTGIRHFKH; from the coding sequence ATGACGATTAAACGAGCACTGATCAGCGTATCCAATAAAGAGAATCTTGTTCCGTTCGCGAAGCGCCTTGGCGAACTTGGAATTGAAGTGATTTCAACCGGCGGAACGAAAAAAATGCTTCAGGAAGCAGGCGTCAACGCAATTGGAATCTCTGACGTAACCGGCTTCCCTGAAATCATGGATGGCCGCGTCAAAACGCTTCATCCGGCCATTCACGGTGGACTTCTTGCTGTAAGAGACAACGAGAGTCATATGAACCAGCTGCACGAGAACGGCATTCAGCCGATCGACTTGGTTGTCGTAAATCTATATCCGTTCAAAGAAACGATTTCCAAGCCGGATTTCACTTTTGAGGAAGCCGTTGAAAACATCGATATTGGCGGCCCCGGCATGCTTCGCGCATCAGCAAAAAATCATGGAGACGTCACAGTCATTGTGGATCCGGCTGATTATGATTCCGTACTGGAACAGATTGAAAAAGACGGAGACACAAATCTGGATTTCAGACGCAGGCTTGCTGCGAAAGTATTCAGACACACCGCTGCCTATGATGCGCTGATTGCAGAATACATGACATCAGTGACCGGAGAAGAAAACCCGGAAACGATGACCGTTACATATGAAAAGAAACAGGATTTGCGCTATGGAGAAAACCCTCATCAGCAGGCGGTTTTCTATCAGACGCCCCTGAAACGGAAGGCATCCATTGCGGAAGCGAAGCAGCTTCACGGCAAAGAGCTTTCCTATAACAATATTAAAGATGCCGACGCTGCTCTTCAGATTGTCCGTGAATTCGATGCCCCTGCAGCGGTCGCTGTTAAGCATATGAATCCATGCGGAGTCGGAACAGCCAATACAATTGAACAAGCCTATCAGCGTGCGTTTGAAGCAGATCCTACTTCTATTTTCGGAGGAATCATCGCGTTGAACAGAGAAGTGAATGCGGCAGCCGCTGAAAAACTGCATGAGATTTTCCTTGAGATTATTATTGCGCCTTCCTTTTCGGAGGAGGCATTGGAAATTTTGACGTCGAAAAAGAACCTCCGCCTCCTGACGATTGAAGAGGAGGAAAAAGGAGCAGCAGCCAAGCAGCTTGTGTCCGTTGCAGGCGGTATGCTGATACAGGATGAGGATTCCCTCACCTTTGATGATGCGGTCATTTCCATTCCGACTAAGCGTGAGCCGACGGAGCAGGAGTGGAAAGATTTGAAGCTTGCCTGGAAGGTAGTCAAGCATGTGAAATCCAATGCGATCGTTTTGGCGAAGGACGAAATGACCATTGGAATCGGGGCAGGACAGATGAACCGAGTAGGCTCTGCTAAAATTGCAATCGAACAAGCAGGAGCAAAAGCAGAAGGAAGCGCAATGGGATCCGACGCCTTCTTCCCGATGGGTGATACAGTCGAAGCCGCAGCAAAAGCCGGCGTGACCGCGATCATTCAGCCAGGGGGATCCATTAAAGACGAAGAATCCATCCGTGCTGCAGATGAGCATGGCATCACCATGGTATTCACAGGCATTCGCCATTTCAAGCATTAA
- the purD gene encoding phosphoribosylamine--glycine ligase, translated as MNVLVIGRGGREHTIAWKLAQSGRTEKVFAAPGNDGMTDCAVRVPLDELDFDGLIAFAKANGVGLTVVGPEVPLLEGIVEAFEKEGLKIFGPASDAAMVEGSKQFAKELMEKYRIPTAGYAAFTSYEEARAYVEKNGVPIVIKADGLAAGKGVTVALTMEDALQCLNDFLLDEKFGEASKSVVIEEFLEGEEFSLMAFVNGEKVYPMVIAQDHKRAFDGDLGPNTGGMGAYSPVPQIPEEAVGEAIRSVLEPAAKGLVQEGSPFTGILYAGLMLTADGPKVIEFNARFGDPETQAVLPRMKSDLVDVIGAVMEGRDFEIEWSEEAAVAVVLASEGYPEAYEKGTVLNGLEDAAGEAAVFHAGTKLSGDRFVSDGGRILAVSANGRSIKEAQEKAYKAIRYMDGNGVFYRTDIGHKAFTAKTPY; from the coding sequence TTGAACGTACTCGTAATCGGACGGGGAGGCCGCGAGCATACCATCGCATGGAAGCTCGCTCAATCCGGCAGGACAGAAAAAGTATTTGCAGCACCGGGAAATGACGGAATGACCGATTGTGCAGTAAGAGTTCCGTTGGACGAGCTTGATTTTGACGGTCTTATTGCGTTTGCAAAAGCGAATGGAGTTGGCCTGACGGTAGTGGGGCCGGAGGTTCCTTTGCTCGAGGGAATAGTCGAAGCTTTTGAAAAAGAGGGTCTGAAGATTTTCGGACCGGCGAGCGATGCCGCGATGGTGGAAGGCAGCAAGCAGTTTGCGAAAGAGCTGATGGAGAAGTACCGCATTCCGACAGCGGGATACGCCGCTTTCACCTCCTATGAAGAAGCAAGGGCGTACGTGGAGAAAAACGGGGTCCCCATTGTCATCAAAGCGGACGGACTGGCAGCCGGAAAAGGGGTAACAGTTGCTCTGACCATGGAGGACGCGCTTCAGTGCCTGAACGATTTCCTTCTCGATGAAAAGTTCGGAGAAGCGAGTAAATCTGTTGTCATTGAAGAGTTTCTCGAGGGAGAGGAATTTTCCCTCATGGCCTTCGTAAATGGAGAGAAAGTATATCCGATGGTCATTGCCCAGGATCATAAACGGGCGTTTGACGGTGACCTCGGACCGAACACGGGAGGAATGGGTGCCTACTCTCCTGTTCCGCAAATACCGGAAGAGGCTGTAGGGGAAGCCATTCGATCCGTGCTGGAGCCGGCTGCGAAGGGTCTTGTTCAGGAAGGCAGCCCGTTTACCGGGATTCTGTACGCCGGCCTTATGCTGACGGCAGACGGCCCGAAGGTGATCGAATTCAACGCGCGCTTCGGCGATCCCGAAACACAGGCCGTTCTTCCGAGAATGAAGAGTGACCTGGTGGACGTGATCGGAGCAGTGATGGAAGGCCGGGACTTTGAAATAGAGTGGAGTGAGGAAGCCGCTGTTGCCGTAGTGCTTGCTTCAGAAGGATATCCGGAAGCGTACGAAAAAGGAACGGTGCTGAACGGATTGGAGGATGCCGCTGGAGAAGCGGCTGTGTTCCATGCCGGCACCAAGCTTTCCGGAGACCGCTTTGTTTCAGACGGCGGGCGGATTCTTGCTGTTTCTGCAAACGGGAGGAGCATAAAGGAAGCACAGGAAAAAGCATATAAAGCGATTCGATATATGGACGGGAACGGCGTTTTTTACCGGACGGATATTGGACATAAAGCTTTTACAGCAAAAACCCCCTACTAA
- a CDS encoding YfiT family bacillithiol transferase, whose translation MDEKYPIGPFQHEGVITNEQVEKWIAQIEELPGLLRQAVGHLTDQQLDTPYRPGGWTVRQVVHHLADSHMNAFIRFKLAMTEERPLIKPYNEGAWARLSDSRLPVEPSLQLIEALHIRLVNVLRSLTHSDRKRVFVHPDSGEVSLGRNIGLYAWHGRHHLAHIKSAI comes from the coding sequence ATGGACGAAAAATATCCGATTGGACCGTTTCAGCATGAGGGAGTGATAACAAACGAACAGGTGGAGAAATGGATCGCCCAAATAGAAGAACTGCCCGGGCTGCTGCGCCAGGCGGTTGGCCATCTCACGGATCAGCAGCTGGATACACCGTACCGTCCCGGAGGATGGACCGTACGCCAGGTCGTTCACCATTTGGCGGACAGCCATATGAATGCGTTTATCCGGTTCAAGCTTGCCATGACAGAAGAGCGGCCCCTTATCAAACCGTATAACGAAGGAGCGTGGGCCAGGCTTTCAGATTCCCGCTTGCCTGTGGAGCCTTCACTTCAGCTGATCGAAGCCCTGCATATCCGCCTAGTGAACGTACTGCGCAGCCTGACCCATTCTGACCGTAAACGTGTTTTCGTTCATCCGGACTCCGGCGAGGTTTCACTGGGAAGAAACATTGGTCTGTATGCCTGGCACGGAAGGCACCATCTTGCCCATATTAAGAGCGCCATATAA
- a CDS encoding methyl-accepting chemotaxis protein, with protein sequence MIMTQVLHTDAVITALETHLAMIEFNLNKEVIWVNRNFASAMGYRPEEMSGMKHQSFCTDAFQKSEEYKALWSNLKKGKKFQEKIERVSKNGSLLWFEATYIPVADETGEVTAVLKIATNITEQENRTLNIISELKSMPEELAELVVANTKESSQAVLALQKQTDLISQTSKAISHISSQTNMVALNAAIEAARVGEQGKGFKVVADEIRRLSTSVDEAIDKVNSNVEHITKEAHKVSSLTNTLQAIIQETQIKFTATITEFEGAAT encoded by the coding sequence ATGATAATGACTCAGGTTTTACACACAGATGCGGTTATAACAGCTCTTGAAACACATCTGGCTATGATTGAATTCAATTTGAACAAAGAAGTCATATGGGTAAACCGCAACTTTGCTTCGGCGATGGGCTACCGGCCGGAAGAGATGAGCGGAATGAAGCACCAGAGTTTTTGTACCGACGCATTTCAAAAAAGTGAGGAATACAAGGCACTGTGGTCTAATTTGAAAAAAGGGAAAAAGTTTCAGGAGAAAATTGAGCGCGTGAGCAAAAACGGGAGTCTGCTTTGGTTTGAAGCTACCTATATTCCCGTGGCAGATGAAACCGGAGAAGTAACAGCCGTTTTAAAAATCGCCACCAATATCACGGAACAGGAAAACAGAACGCTCAACATTATTTCGGAGCTTAAGAGCATGCCTGAAGAATTGGCAGAACTGGTCGTTGCCAATACAAAGGAAAGCAGCCAGGCAGTGCTGGCTCTGCAAAAACAGACCGATTTGATCAGCCAGACCTCTAAGGCCATCAGCCATATTTCATCGCAGACGAATATGGTTGCTTTAAATGCAGCCATAGAAGCAGCACGTGTCGGTGAGCAAGGGAAAGGCTTTAAAGTGGTCGCAGACGAAATCCGCAGATTATCAACTAGCGTTGACGAAGCTATTGATAAAGTAAACTCCAACGTAGAGCACATCACAAAAGAAGCGCATAAAGTCAGCAGTCTGACAAACACCCTTCAAGCAATCATCCAAGAGACACAAATTAAATTTACCGCGACCATTACCGAATTTGAAGGGGCCGCCACATAA
- a CDS encoding EYxxD motif small membrane protein, with protein MDFLEYMKDMLFVYASLIGGIVALAFVFVRRKRRVR; from the coding sequence ATGGATTTTCTCGAATACATGAAAGATATGCTTTTCGTTTATGCCTCTCTAATTGGAGGAATTGTGGCACTGGCGTTTGTTTTTGTCAGGCGGAAAAGGCGTGTAAGATAG